In a single window of the Amia ocellicauda isolate fAmiCal2 chromosome 20, fAmiCal2.hap1, whole genome shotgun sequence genome:
- the zswim8 gene encoding zinc finger SWIM domain-containing protein 8 isoform X3, whose protein sequence is MELMFAEWEDGERFSFEDSDRFEEDSLCSFISEAESLCQNWRGWRKQSAGPNSPTVKVKDGQVIPLVELSAKQVAFHIPFEVVEKVYPPVPEQLQLRIAYWSFPENEEDIRLYSCLANGSADEFQRGEQLYRMRAVKDPLQIGFHLSATVVSPQAAQSKGAYNVAVMFDRCRITSCSCTCGAGAKWCAHVVALCLFRIHNASAVCLRAPVSESLSRLQRDQLQKFAQYLISELPQQILPTAQRLLDELLSSQSTAINTVCGAPDPTAGPSASDQSTWYLDESTLSDNIKKTLHKFCGPSPVVFSDVNSMYLSSTEPPAAAEWACLLRPLRGREPEGIWNLLSIVREMFKRRDSNAAPLLEILTEQCLTYEQIIGWWYSVRTSASHSSASGHTGRSNGQSEVAAHACASMCDEMVVLWRLAVLDPTMSPQRRWELCAQLKQWHLKVIEIVKRGQHRKSLDKLFQGFKPAVESCYFNWEVAYPLPGITYCSADKKSASFCWARAVQLSRGGRAGPGDAQEPGGGGSRGGGLEGGSGSDHKGRGGHSLQQEVAVRPKETIIGKRKGLSAGGGSGVLVLGGRLGGGGGLSLEENKGMYKGGAGGSSSMGSKAKLAQGGKVCSGPISIGSKHGSSKRRTSSEDSSLEPDLAELSMDDGSSLALGAEASNTFDFLPPPPELLPAPSPLLREPRKYSVSNSAKEPAFEGKRVAHAAPAPEAAACFSKESVPAVLEKEVELEAEMELDGSEDPSEDGRPPAPAAAASISPATSAKPPRAHREGEVDRAKPAAAPEPVEAADPVGEDDYQAYYLSAASEEGGERGAPDGNPEEEPDIFAGIKPLEQEGQMEVLFACAEALHAHGYSNEACRLAVELAGDLLANPPDLKVEQPQTKGKKSKVSTSRQTQVATNTLSKAAFLLTVLSERPEYHNLAFSTGMFSLELQRPPASTKALEVKLAYQESEVVALLKKIPLGLVEMSAIRDRAEQLRDGNFCDYRPVLPLMLASFIFDVLCTPGQGSPITYRETVFDRFASCTVPAVVSPTGSRPPSRNRNNEMPGDEELGFEAAVAALGMKTTVSEAEHPLLCEGTRREKGDLALALMITYKDDQSKLKKILDKLLDRESQTHKPQTLSSFYSSKPAASSQKSPSKHNSHGGVGGAAGGGAKHSGPVAGGGSSAVQAVASGATANHQPGLSSSVQGTAGENFSDNREQDGAQPSTCEQQSEAAPFKPEGTVPSRLALGGRGAYSGRCWGSPVRQKKKHTGMASIDSSAPETTSDSSPTLSRRPLRGGWAAASWGRGQDSDSISSSSSDSLGSSSSSGSRRAGGGARAKSADTSRYKGRRPECHAPHVPNQPSEAAAHFYFELAKTVLIKAGGNSSTSIFTQPSASGGHQGPHRNLHLCAFEIGLYALGLHNFVSPNWLSRTYSSHVSWITGQAMEIGSAALNILVECWDGHLTPPEVASLADRASRARDPNMVRAAAELALSCLPHAHALNPNEIQRALVQCKEQDNVMLEKACMAVEEAAKGGGVYPEVLFEVAHQWYWLYEQTVGGGVGSQREGPAGGCGANGGAGGRGPSEAGRGGLDSGGAMETGGVAVTATVTAAAVVPVISVGSTIYQSHAIPGSAMAHPHTQSLHPYTTIQAHLPTVCTPQYLGHPLQHVPRPTVFPVSGAGYPQCVCVPPQGMHPAFIGAQYPFSVATGPHPPLAATAVTFPGVPVPSMTQIAVHPYHTEAGLPLSTTVAVGGVHTGSTIQTIQGASLPGLSSQPASLVSTPFPSEDEQHSQPISQQGLHYLHSAYRVGMLALEMLGRRAHNDHPNNFSRSPPYTEDVKWLLGLAARLGVNYVYQFCVGAAKGVLSPFVLQEIIMEALQRLNPAHIHAHLRTPAFHQLVQRCQQAYLQYIHHRLIHLTPADYDDFVNIIRSARSAFCLTPVGMMQFNDVLQNLKRGKQTKELWQRISLEMATFSP, encoded by the exons ATGGAACTCATGTTTGCCGAGTGGGAGGACGGGGAGAGGTTCTCTTTCGAGGACTCGGACCGCTTCGAGGAGGACTCCCTGTGCTCCTTCATCTCGGAGGCGGAGAGCCTGTGTCAGAACTGGAGAGGGTGGAGGAAGCAATCGGCCGGACCCAACTCTCCTACTGTGAAAGTCAAAG ATGGTCAGGTGATCCCGCTGGTCGAGCTCTCTGCCAAGCAGGTGGCCTTCCACATCCCCTTCGAGGTGGTGGAGAAGGTCTACCCTCCTGTGCCAGAGCAGCTGCAACTGCGCATCGCCTACTGGAGTTTCCCCGAGAATGAGGAGGACATCAG GCTGTACTCCTGCCTGGCCAATGGCAGCGCTGACGAGTTCCAGAGGGGAGAGCAGCTGTACCGGATGAGGGCGGTGAAGGACCCGCTGCAGATCG GTTTCCATCTCAGCGCCACAGTGGTGTCTCCCCAGGCGGCCCAGTCCAAAGGTGCCTACAATGTTGCCGTGATGTTCGACCGCTGCCGCATCACTTCCTGTAGCTGTACCTGCGGAGCTGGGGCCAAGTGGTGCGCCCACGTCGTGGCCCTGTGTCTCTTCAGGATACACAAT GCTTCCGCGGTGTGCCTCCGAGCCCCGGTGTCCGAGTCCCTGTCACGGCTGCAGAGAGACCAGCTGCAGAAATTCGCCCAGTACCTCATCAGCGAGCTGCCCCAGCAG ATACTGCCCACGGCCCAGCGCCTCCTGGATGAACTGCTGTCGTCCCAGTCCACGGCCATCAACACGGTCTGTGGAGCACCAG ACCCCACTGCGGGCCCCTCGGCCTCTGACCAGAGCACCTGGTATTTGGACGAGTCGACGCTCAGCGACAACATCAAGAAGACGCTGCACAAGTTCTGTGGGCCCTCACCAGTTGTGTTTAG CGATGTGAACTCCATGTACCTGTCATCCACGGAGCCTCCGGCCGCGGCGGAGTGGGCCTGCCTGCTGAGACCCCTACGGGGACGGGAGCCCGAGGGCATCTGGAACCTGCTGTCCATCGTCAGGGAGATGTTTAAGAGGAGAGACAGCAACGCGGCACCTCTGCTGGAGATCCTGACGGAGCAGTGCCTCACCTATGAGCAG ATCATTGGCTGGTGGTACAGCGTGCGCACCTCCGCCTCTCATAGCAGCGCCAGCGGACACACGGGCCGCAGCAACGGGCAGTCGGAGGTGGCCGCCCACGCCTGTGCCAGCATGTGTGACGAGATGGTGGTGCTGTGGAGGCTGGCAGTGCTCGATCCCACCATGAGCCCCCAGAG GCGCTGGGAGCTGTGCGCTCAGCTGAAGCAGTGGCACTTGAAGGTCATAGAGATCGTGAAGCGCGGGCAGCACCGCAAGTCCCTGGACAAGCTCTTTCAGGGCTTCAAACCGGCTGTGGAATCCTGTTATTTCAACTGGGAGGTGGCCTACCCCTTGCCCGGCATTACCTACTGCAGCGCCGACAAGAAGAGCGCGTCCTTCTGCTGGGCCAGGGCCGTGCAGCTGTCGCGGGGGGGAAGGGCCGGGCCGGGGGATGCCCAGGAGCCCGGGGGGGGTGGCAGCCGAGGCGGCGGCTTGGAGGGGGGCAGCGGATCTGATCACAAGGGTCGTGGTGGCCACTCCCTTCAGCAAGAGGTGGCAGTCAGACCCAAAGAGACCATCATTGGAAAGAGGAAAGGGCTGTCTGCTGGAGGGGGCAGCGGTGTGCTTGTACTGGggggcagactgggagggggtggggggctgtctTTGGAAGAAAATAAGGGAATGTACAAGGGAGGTGCGGGCGGGTCCTCCTCCATGGGTAGCAAGGCCAAGCTGGCTCAGGGCGGGAAAGTCTGCAGTGGCCCGATCAGTATCGGCAGCAAACACGGGAGCAGCAAGCGGCGCACCAGCAGCGAAGACAGCTCCCTGGAGCCCGACCTGGCCGAGCTCAGCATGGACGACGGCTCTAGCCTGGCGCTGGGGGCCGAAGCCAGCAACACCTTCGACTTCTTGCCCCCTCCGCCTGAACTGCTGCCGGCCCCCAGCCCCTTGCTGAGGGAGCCACGTAAGTACAGCGTCAGCAATAGCGCCAAGGAGCCAGCGTTTGAGGGGAAGAGGGTGGCCCACGCGGCGCCGGCCCCGGAGGCGGCGGCCTGCTTCTCCAAAGAGAGCGTGCCTGCCGTCTTGGAGAAGGAGGTGGAGCTGGAGGCCGAGATGGAGCTGGACGGCAGCGAGGACCCCAGCGAGGACGGCCGCCCCCCTGCCCCCGCCGCTGCTGCCTCCATCTCTCCCGCCACCTCTGCCAAGCCGCCCCGAGctcacagagagggagaggtggaccGGGCCAAGCCGGCCGCAGCCCCAGAGCCCGTCGAGGCCGCCGACCCCGTGGGAGAGGATGACTACCAGGCCTACTACCTGAGTGCCGCCTCAGAGGAGGGGGGAGAGCGAGGGGCGCCGGATGGCAACCCCGAAGAGGAGCCGGACATCTTCGCTGGGATCAAGCCACTGGAGCAGGAGGGACAAATGGAG GTGCTGTTTGCCTGTGCGGAGGCCCTGCACGCTCATGGCTACAGTAACGAGGCATGCCGGCTGGCGGTAGAGCTGGCTGGGGATCTCCTGGCCAACCCTCCTGACCTGAAGGTGGAGCAGCCTCAGACCAAG GGCAAGAAAAGCAAAGTGTCGACTAGCCGGCAGACCCAGGTGGCCACCAACACCCTGTCCAAGGCAGCCTTCCTGCTGACGGTGCTCAGCGAGAGGCCCGAGTACCACAACCTGGCCTTCAGCACCGGCATGTTCTCCCTGGAGCTGCAGCGGCCCCCGGCCTCCACCAAGGCCCTGGAG GTCAAGCTGGCGTACCAGGAGTCGGAGGTGGTGGCGCTGCTGAAGAAGATCCCTCTGGGGCTGGTGGAGATGAGTGCCATCCGAGACCGCGCCGAGCAGCTGAGGGACGGCAACTTCTGCGACTACCGGCCCGTGTTGCCCCTCATGCTGGCCAGCTTCATTTTCGATGTACTCTGCACTCCCG GCCAGGGCAGTCCTATCACGTATCGGGAGACTGTGTTTGATCGTTTTGCTTCCTGTACGGTTCCTGCAGTGGTCTCTCCCACGGGCTCCCGGCCCCCGAGCCGTAACCGTAACAACGAGATGCCAGGTGATGAGGAGCTGGGCTTCGAGGCTGCAGTAGCTGCGCTGG GGATGAAGACCACAGTGAGCGAAGCCGAGCACCCCTTGTTGTGTGAGGGGACGCGGAGGGAGAAGGGAGACCTGGCCCTGGCCCTCATGATCACTTACAAGGATGACCAGAGCAAGCTCAAAAAG ATCTTGGATAAGCTCCTGGACCGGGAGAGCCAGACCCACAAGCCCCAGACCCTGAGCTCTTTCTACTCCAGTAAACCGGCGGCCAGCAGCCAGAAGAGCCCCTCCAAACACAACAGTCATGGAGGGGTGGGCGGGGCCGCGGGGGGTGGGGCCAAGCACTCCGGCCCCGTCGCGGGGGGAGGGTCCAGCGCTGTGCAGGCAGTGGCCAGCGGGGCTACGGCCAATCACCAGCCTGGGCTGTCGAGCTCCGTACAGGGCACGGCGGGGGAGAACTTCAGCGACAACAGAGAGCAGG ACGGGGCCCAGCCCTCTACCTGCGAGCAGCAGAGCGAGGCAGCCCCATTCAAGCCCGAGGGCACGGTGCCCAGCCGCCTCGCCCTGGGGGGCCGCGGGGCCTACAGTGGCCGCTGCTGGGGGTCCCCGGTCCGCCAGAAAAAGAAGCACACAG GCATGGCGAGCATCGACAGCAGTGCCCCCGAGACCACGTCCGACAGCTCGCCCACGCTCAGCCGGCGCCCCCTACGAGGTGGTTGGGCGGCGGCCTCCTGGGGACGGGGCCAGGACAGCGACAGCATCAGCAGCTCGTCCTCCGATTCGCTGGGCTCCTCCTCATCGAGCGGCTCGCGCAGGGCTGGCGGCGGAGCCCGAGCCAAGAGCGCCGACACCAGCCG GTACAAAGGACGGCGCCCGGAATGCCACGCGCCCCACGTCCCCAATCAGCCCTCTGAGGCGGCGGCGCACTTCTACTTCGAGCTGGCCAAGACGGTGCTCATCAAGGCCGGAGGCAACAGCTCCACCTCCATCTTCACCCAGCCCTCTGCCAGCGGGGGCCACCAGGGGCCCCACCGCAACCTGCACCTCTGTGCCTTTGAGATCGGCCTGTACGCCCTGGGCCTGCACAACTTCGTCTCGCCCAACTGGCTCTCCAGGACTTACTCTTCCCACGTATCCTGGATTACAG GCCAGGCCATGGAGATCGGCAGCGCTGCTCTCAATATCCTGGTGGAGTGCTGGGATGGACACCTCACCCCTCCCGAGGTGGCGTCTCTGGCGGACCGAGCCTCGCGCGCCCGTGACCCCAACATGGTGCGGGCGGCGGCCGAGCTCGCCCTCAGCTGCCTGCCTCACGCCCACGCCCTCAACCCCAACGAGATCCAGAGGGCGCTGGTCCAGTGTAAAGAGCAG GACAACGTGATGCTGGAGAAGGCCTGCATGGCCGTGGAAGAGGCTGCCAAGGGCGGGGGCGTGTACCCGGAGGTGCTGTTCGAAGTGGCCCACCAGTGGTACTGGTTGTACGAGCAGACCGTGGGGGGTGGCGTGGGGTCCCAGCGGGAGGGCCCAGCGGGGGGGTGTGGGGCCAATGGCGGGGCCGGGGGCCGAGGCCCCTCCGAGGCAGGACGTGGAGGCCTGGACAGCGGGGGAGCCATGGAGACGGGAGGCGTGGCCGTGACCGCCACAGTGACCGCGGCCGCCGTGGTGCCCGTCATCTCCGTGGGCTCCACCATCTACCAGTCGCACGCCATCCCCGGCTCGGCCATGGCGCACCCCCACACCCAGAGTCTGCACCCCTACACCACCATCCAGGCCCACCTGCCCACCGTCTGCACCCCGCAGTACCTGGGCCACCCCCTGCAGCACGTGCCCCGGCCCACTGTCTTCCCTGTGTCCGGGGCCGGATACCCACAG tgtgtctgtgtgccccCTCAGGGAATGCACCCTGCCTTTATTGGAGCCCAGTACCCTTTCTCAGTGGCCACAGGGCCTCATCCGCCCCTGGCAGCGACTGCGGTCACCTTCCCGGGTGTGCCCGTGCCGTCCATGACCCAGATCGCTGTCCATCCCTACCACACCGAGGCCGGCCTGCCTCTCAGCACCACTGTGGCAG TAGGTGGTGTCCACACTGGCTCCACTATCCAGACAATCCAGGGGGCTTCTCTTCCTGGCCTCTCCTCCCAGCCCGCCTCATTGGTCAGCACCCCCTTCCCTTCTGAAGACGAGCAGCACAGCCAGCCAATCAGCCAGCAAGGCCTGCACTACCTGCACTCCGCCTACAGAGTCG GTATGCTGGCTCTGGAGATGCTGGGGCGCAGGGCTCACAACGACCACCCCAACAATTTCTCCCGGAGCCCTCCTTACACCGAGGATGTCAAGTGGCTGCTGGGGCTGGCTGCCCGCTTAG GTGTGAACTATGTGTACCAGTTCTGCGTGGGCGCCGCCAAGGGAGTGCTGAGCCCCTTCGTCCTCCAGGAGATCATCATGGAGGCCTTGCAGCGGCTCAACCCCGCACACATCCACGCCCACCTGAGGACGCCCGCCTTCCACCAGCTGGTCCAGCGCTGCCAGCAGGCGTACTTACAG TACATCCACCACCGCCTCATCCACCTGACCCCCGCCGACTACGACGATTTCGTCAACATCATCCGCAGCGCCCGCAGTGCGTTCTGCCTCACGCCCGTGGGCATGATGCAGTTCAACGACGTGCTGCAGAACCTCAAGCGGGGCAAGCAGACCAAGGAGCTGTGGCAGCGGATCTCACTGGAGATGGCCACCTTCTCCCCCTGA